A stretch of Chiloscyllium punctatum isolate Juve2018m chromosome 34, sChiPun1.3, whole genome shotgun sequence DNA encodes these proteins:
- the LOC140458846 gene encoding nectin-1-like isoform X1 gives MATLYLIPFVLLLQIWPVCDAQNVKVEPFVYGYVGNQAILRCQFVDPDNSLQVTQITWMKNPTTSKVNLAVYNPEFGINYPTETSGRIHFRQVTNTDATLIIDRLEMADDGIYSCEFATYPDGNQDATTNLTILAKPQNSGKTILVQAGHAEVPVARCVSANGKPPATINWSGGSEGNVSETVTKNNNGTFTVTSEYLMIPTGDNNGEKLTCVVMQQALDRPETIPITLSVQYAPIVSIEGYDENWYLGREHASLTCSAKANPQALNYKWLMNGKPLPSSIQVDGHQLTVRDVSYIVNGTFTCEVTNSLGTGRAKMDVVVREKRLPQPSNVGAIVGGVIGGILALLLIAGLVAYFLHKRQRGAAGSYETKKRVFGTGNGAPQPEYMYRPDSDSERVPSATVTTSSTVVGHHTGEAEKLLTSEAPDYENFKSSQKEEEEDEELGSSKGPALSLPGHPRDEIQMEDDMESQRDGSIISKRAVYV, from the exons TTTGTGATGCCCAGAACGTGAAAGTGGAACCCTTCGTTTACGGCTACGTGGGGAACCAGGCGATCCTGCGGTGCCAGTTTGTGGATCCTGACAACTCGCTCCAGGTCACACAAATCACCTGGATGAAGAACCCCACCACCAGTAAGGTCAACCTGGCTGTGTACAACCCCGAATTTGGCATCAACTATCCGACCGAAACCAGCGGCCGCATCCACTTTCGCCAGGTCACCAACACGGACGCCACGCTGATCATTGATCGCCTGGAGATGGCGGATGATGGGATTTACAGCTGCGAGTTCGCTACCTACCCTGATGGCAACCAGGATGCTACCACCAACTTGACCATCCTAG ccaAGCCACAGAATTCCGGAAAAACTATCCTTGTCCAAGCTGGACACGCTGAAGTCCCTGTCGCCAGGTGTGTCTCTGCAAATGGGAAGCCTCCAGCCACCATCAACTGGTCAGGGGGCTCTGAGGGCAACGTTTCTGAGACTGTTACCAAAAACAACAACGGCACTTTCACAGTGACGAGCGAATACTTGATGATTCCCACCGGTGACAACAACGGGGAGAAGCTGACCTGTGTGGTAATGCAACAGGCACTCGATCGGCCAGAGACCATtcccatcacactctctgtaCAGT ATGCACCTATCGTGAGCATTGAGGGATATGATGAAAACTGGTACCTGGGCCGGGAGCATGCTTCATTGACCTGTAGCGCAAAAGCCAACCCCCAAGCTTTGAATTACAAATGGCTCAT gAATGGGAaaccccttccttcctccatccAGGTGGATGGACACCAGCTCACTGTACGGGATGTGAGTTACATTGTCAATGGCACCTTCACCTGCGAGGTCACCAACAGCCTGGGCACAGGTCGGGCGAAGATGGATGTTGTGGTTCGTG AGAAACGGTTGCCGCAGCCGAGCAACGTGGGAGCGATTGTGGGCGGCGTGATTGGTGGGATCTTGGCACTCTTGCTCATCGCCGGCCTGGTTGCCTACTTCCTGCACAAACGCCAGCGCGGGGCAGCAGGCTCTTATGAGACCAAGAAGCGGGTCTTCGGCACCGGGAATGGCGCACCTCAGCCCGAGTACATGTACCGGCCGGACTCTGACTCAGAGAGGGTGCCCAGCGCCACCGTGACAACCAGCTCCACAGTGGTGGGCCACCACACTGGTGAGGCAGAGAAGCTGCTGACCAGTGAAGCACCTGATTATGAGAACTTCAAGAGCAGccagaaggaggaggaggaagatgaggaacTGGGCAGCTCCAAGGGGCCCGCTCTGTCCCTCCCAGGCCACCCTCGGGATGAGATACAAATGGAGGACGATATGGAATCTCAACGAGATGGCTCCATCATCTCCAAGAGGGCAGTCTACGTCTGA